From the genome of Nitrosomonas sp. Is79A3:
AAGAAACCGGGGATTTTAATCGCCGCAGTACCAATAATGATGTAGGTGATACCATTATCCAGATAACGTTCGATTGTATCGAGATCACGGATACCGCCGCCCAGTTGAATTGGAATCTGGTCATCGATGGCCTGCACAATTTCACGTATTGCTGCTTCGTTTCTTGGTTTGCCGGCAAATGCACCGTTTAAATCGACAAGATGAAGTCTCCTTGCACCTTGACTTAACCAATGTGTCGCCATCTCGCTAGGTTCTTTAGAAAATACGGTCGCATCTTCCATAACCCCTTGTTTGAGTCGAACACAGTGCCCATCTTTGAGATCTATTGCAGGAATAATCAGCATGGCTTAATCAGAGTTAATAGTTGATTAATAAAGTCAGTTTGTTACTTTCCGGTTTTAGAAATGTGGTGTCCATTTGGCAAAATTACTTAATAAGGTTAATCCTGCTAATTGGCTTTTTTCTGGATGGAACTGTACAGCGAAAATATTATCTTTTGTAACAGCACAAGTAAATGGGAAAGGATAATTGCTTCGTGCTGCTATTGATGCAGAATCAGTAGTCTCGACATAATAGCTATGCACAAAATAAAAACGCGCATCTTTTGCGATACCTTCCCATAAAGGGTGTGTAATGGCCTGATAAACTTGATTCCAACCCATATGGGGTACTTTAAGTTTTTGTCCGTCTGCCGTTGCCATGGCTGCGGCAGGAAAGTGTACGACTTTGCCGGGCAGAATATTTAAACCTTTCACATGCCCTTCTTCGCTTTCTTCAAATAGCATTTGCAAGCCAATACAAATGCCAAGAAACGGTTTGTGAATAGCAGCTTCCATGACGGCTTCACGTAATCCGCGAATTTCCAGCTCATGCATACAATTGCGCATGGCGCCTTGCCCTGGAACGACTACACGTTTTGCTTTCCGCACAACGTCCGGGTCGCTGGTAACTGCAATCGAGGCAGCCGGTGCAACATGTTCAAGTGCTTTATGTACGGAACGTAAGTTTCCCATTCCATAATCAACAATTGCGATATCAGTCATACGGTGATGTCGTTAAACAAGGTTACTTATAAAGTGCCTTTGGTGGATGGAATGATCCCGGTCGCCGCCGGGTCATGTTCTATAGCCATGCGCAACGCACGCCCAAATGCTTTAAACACGGTTTCGGCTTGATGGTGCGCATTTTTTCCGGATATATTGTCGATATGCAGGGTTATCAAGCCATGATTAGTGAATCCCTGAAAAAATTCATGGATGAGATCGACGTCAAAATCACCAATACGCGCCCGGACAAAATCAACATTGAATACCAAACCGGGGCGCCCGGATAAGTCAATGACAACACGGGATAACGCCTCGTCAAGTGGTACGTAGGCATGACCATAGCGGCGCAATCCTTTTTTGTCTCCTACCGCTTTGGTGAGGGCTTGCCCAAAAGTAATGCCGATATCTTCAACAGTGTGATGTGCATCGATTTGCAAATCACCTTTGGCAGCAATTTCAAGATCTATCATGCCATGGCGAGCAATTTGGTCGAGCATATGATCCAGAAAAGGCACGCCTGTTTCCAGAACAGATTTGCCTGTCCCATCTAAGTTCAGGGTGATGCTGATCTGAGTTTCCAGTGTATTTCGTGTGACTTGTGCCCGTCGCATAGAATAGAATCTTTGATTAATACAAGGAAATTGAGTGGATTTTAAACTGTTTCACTCAGTATGGTATGAAATGTTGCGCAAAATTGAGAATTTTCATCAGGTGTACCTACCGTTACGCGCAGACAATTTTCTAATAATGGATGTGTGCCATCTAGATTCTTGATTAGTATCTTGCGTTTCTTAAGCGCCTGAAAGATTTGACTGGCTGCATGGATACGAAACAAAATAAAATTGGCGTCCGAAGGATATACCTCAATATTGGCTATTGTACCAAGAAATGCGCTCATTATTGTGCGTTCTGACTTGATCGCTTCTGCTTGCTCCGATAATACTGCGGTATGGTGCAATACCTTCTCTGCAATTAATTGTGTCATTATGCCAATATTATAAGGCAAACGCACCTTTTCCAATTGCATTAGCCATTCCGGTCTGCCGATTAATAGCCCCAATCTTAAACCAGCCAATCCTGATTTGGATAGAGTGCGCATTAAC
Proteins encoded in this window:
- the hisH gene encoding imidazole glycerol phosphate synthase subunit HisH, whose amino-acid sequence is MTDIAIVDYGMGNLRSVHKALEHVAPAASIAVTSDPDVVRKAKRVVVPGQGAMRNCMHELEIRGLREAVMEAAIHKPFLGICIGLQMLFEESEEGHVKGLNILPGKVVHFPAAAMATADGQKLKVPHMGWNQVYQAITHPLWEGIAKDARFYFVHSYYVETTDSASIAARSNYPFPFTCAVTKDNIFAVQFHPEKSQLAGLTLLSNFAKWTPHF
- the hisB gene encoding imidazoleglycerol-phosphate dehydratase HisB, coding for MRRAQVTRNTLETQISITLNLDGTGKSVLETGVPFLDHMLDQIARHGMIDLEIAAKGDLQIDAHHTVEDIGITFGQALTKAVGDKKGLRRYGHAYVPLDEALSRVVIDLSGRPGLVFNVDFVRARIGDFDVDLIHEFFQGFTNHGLITLHIDNISGKNAHHQAETVFKAFGRALRMAIEHDPAATGIIPSTKGTL